The Mycolicibacterium doricum genome includes a region encoding these proteins:
- a CDS encoding ATP-dependent DNA helicase, with translation MVTPRADQDPGEHVTDLLAAAVAAVGGAERSGQVEMARAVAQAFHTGRHLAVQAGTGTGKSLAYLVPAIAHAIAADEPVVVSTATIALQRQLVDRDLPRLADALTGKLPRRPQFALLKGRRNYLCLNKIHNGTAGTADTPDDRPQEELFDAVEATALGRDVQRLTRWSSDTETGDRDELRPGVPDRSWRQVSVSARECIGVTRCPYGTECFAEKARGKAADVDVVVTNHALLAIDAMSDAAVLPEHNAVVIDEAHELADRVTSVATGELSATSLGIAHRRVARLVEGELADRLGTAVATVSSAIHDGTPGRIDRLDDELATYLTALRDAADRARSAIDTAPADPKAAAARTEAVTALSDVSDTVNRILGSFVAAIPDRIDVVWLDHEGGNSGSASAILRVAPLSVAALLRTRLFQHATTVLTSATLTVGGNFDAMAQAWGLADTSWQGLDVGSPFEHAKAAILYVAAHLRPPGRDGTGSAEQLEEIQGLITAAGGRTLGLFSSMRAAKAAAEAMREGLDTPVLCQGEDTTSALVERFADDPQTSLFGTLSLWQGVDVPGPSLSLVLIDRIPFPRPDDPLLTARQRAVTAHGGNGFMAVAASHAALLLAQGAGRLLRRTDDRGVVAVLDSRMATARYSGYLRASLPPFWATTDPARVRGALERLRAGT, from the coding sequence GTGGTCACTCCTAGGGCCGACCAGGATCCCGGCGAGCACGTCACCGACCTGCTGGCCGCGGCGGTAGCGGCGGTCGGTGGCGCCGAGCGGTCCGGTCAAGTGGAGATGGCCAGGGCGGTGGCGCAGGCGTTCCACACCGGTCGGCATCTCGCCGTGCAGGCCGGGACCGGCACCGGCAAGTCGCTGGCCTACCTGGTGCCCGCCATCGCCCACGCCATCGCCGCCGACGAACCGGTCGTGGTGTCGACCGCCACGATTGCCCTTCAGCGTCAGCTCGTCGACCGCGACCTCCCCCGCCTGGCCGACGCCCTGACCGGGAAGCTGCCGCGGCGCCCGCAATTCGCGCTGCTGAAGGGGCGCCGAAACTACCTGTGCCTGAATAAAATCCACAACGGCACGGCTGGCACGGCGGACACCCCGGATGACCGCCCCCAGGAAGAGCTGTTCGACGCGGTCGAGGCCACCGCGCTCGGCCGCGACGTGCAGCGGCTGACCAGATGGTCGTCGGATACCGAGACCGGCGACCGCGACGAACTGCGACCCGGCGTCCCCGACCGGTCATGGCGTCAGGTCAGCGTGTCCGCTCGGGAGTGCATCGGCGTCACCCGGTGCCCGTACGGCACCGAATGTTTCGCCGAGAAGGCCCGTGGGAAAGCCGCCGACGTCGATGTAGTGGTGACCAACCACGCGCTGCTGGCGATCGACGCGATGTCCGACGCCGCGGTGCTGCCCGAACACAACGCGGTGGTGATCGACGAGGCGCACGAACTGGCCGACCGGGTGACGTCGGTGGCGACCGGTGAACTGTCGGCCACGTCGTTGGGTATCGCCCACCGCCGGGTGGCGCGCCTGGTCGAAGGTGAGCTCGCGGATCGGCTGGGGACGGCCGTTGCCACCGTGTCGTCGGCCATTCACGACGGCACGCCAGGGCGCATCGATCGACTCGACGACGAGCTGGCGACCTATCTGACAGCCCTGCGCGACGCCGCCGACCGCGCGCGTTCGGCGATCGACACCGCACCGGCCGATCCCAAGGCCGCCGCCGCGCGCACCGAGGCGGTGACCGCGCTGTCCGACGTCAGCGACACCGTGAATCGCATCCTGGGCTCCTTCGTTGCGGCCATCCCCGACCGCATCGACGTGGTGTGGCTGGACCACGAAGGCGGCAACTCCGGATCGGCCAGCGCGATCCTGCGGGTGGCGCCGCTGTCGGTGGCCGCCCTGCTGCGGACCAGGCTCTTCCAGCATGCGACTACGGTGTTGACGTCGGCGACGTTGACCGTGGGCGGCAACTTCGACGCCATGGCGCAGGCGTGGGGGCTGGCCGATACGTCGTGGCAGGGTCTCGACGTCGGCTCACCATTCGAACATGCCAAGGCCGCGATCCTCTACGTCGCCGCCCATCTTCGGCCTCCCGGCCGCGACGGGACAGGCTCTGCCGAACAGCTCGAGGAGATCCAGGGGCTCATCACCGCGGCGGGCGGACGCACGTTGGGGTTGTTCTCCTCCATGCGCGCGGCGAAGGCCGCCGCCGAGGCGATGCGCGAAGGGCTCGACACCCCGGTGCTCTGTCAGGGCGAGGACACCACCTCCGCGCTGGTCGAACGGTTCGCCGACGATCCGCAGACCTCACTGTTCGGCACGCTGTCGCTGTGGCAGGGCGTCGACGTCCCCGGACCGTCGCTGTCTCTGGTGCTGATCGACCGGATCCCGTTTCCGCGGCCTGACGATCCGCTGTTGACGGCCAGGCAGCGGGCGGTGACCGCACACGGCGGCAACGGCTTCATGGCCGTCGCCGCCTCGCACGCCGCGCTGCTGCTGGCACAGGGTGCGGGCCGGTTGTTGCGCCGCACCGACGACCGGGGCGTGGTGGCCGTCCTGGACTCGCGGATGGCCACCGCCCGCTACAGCGGTTACTTGCGCGCATCGCTGCCCCCGTTCTGGGCCACCACCGACCCGGCCCGGGTCCGGGGCGCCCTCGAACGCCTCCGCGCCGGGACCTGA